CGGTGCGACGGCAATCGAATACGGCCTGATCGCAGCCCTGATCTCCGTTGCGCTGATCACCGGCGCGACGGCGCTCGGCGACTCCCTCGATAGCATGTTTAACGCCCTCAGCGGCCAGATGACGACCGCCGAAACCAACATGTAATCGCGTTCGCGCCCAGCAACGAACGCCGAG
This DNA window, taken from Sinorhizobium fredii NGR234, encodes the following:
- a CDS encoding Flp family type IVb pilin, which encodes MKTIFARLMKDESGATAIEYGLIAALISVALITGATALGDSLDSMFNALSGQMTTAETNM